In the genome of Nitrospira japonica, one region contains:
- a CDS encoding TIGR03790 family protein — protein MIETWLHETFGRDGVHAHDDKQEKAVGRGVLRWLLCCMALWGMAVVPAWGELAPSQVVIVANRNSEDSLAVARHYAMRRGIPVKHIAGLDLSKDDTMTWEAYERQLVLPLRRMLEAESFQRSVRVLVTVYGVPLRVSAPLLTTEERRWRQDAGDRLTQARSRLLSVERAAQQIAGMPQAPPSNNRSNQGVPEFERNVAFLAQVDTVIEATLKRVKTLDATPRMQSYSRLKEVVGQYQGIAGVTQLDQGFPKSSESSVEAHASPRLARQAEGLRLLLGALRLPVSSGRDALYQQVEQVYGVYGVYALAALELKRLTTEFADASVDSELSLLWSDVGDYGAAWRLPNRYYHAAAKPVLSRREIPLLMVSRLDAPTAGQASKLVDQAMEAEARGLIGTIYLDARGLPAKEPTDTYGRYDQSLRDLKDFLDRQAPYRSVLENTEARFQRPGDAPDVALYVGWYRLRQYEDAFAFRPGAIGYHMASAEAVSIHNSSESGWCKNALERGIAATLGSVGEPYLDSFPEPLEFVSLMMTGQYSLADAYYLTSRWVSWRMVLFGDPLYNPWKAKPAVPRSALLKIFTLAPIAPSDRSFDDPLAARDELHRLNEQARTRLDAILLEQLARPKPSQG, from the coding sequence ATGATCGAGACATGGCTTCATGAGACCTTCGGCCGGGATGGAGTTCACGCGCACGATGATAAACAGGAGAAAGCCGTCGGTCGGGGGGTTCTCAGATGGCTGCTTTGTTGTATGGCGCTCTGGGGAATGGCCGTTGTGCCGGCATGGGGTGAACTTGCCCCGAGCCAAGTCGTGATCGTTGCGAACCGCAACAGTGAGGACAGTTTAGCGGTTGCCCGCCACTATGCCATGCGTCGGGGTATCCCCGTAAAACATATTGCCGGCCTCGATCTTTCCAAGGACGACACCATGACCTGGGAAGCGTACGAGCGACAGCTGGTGCTTCCGCTGCGACGGATGCTTGAAGCGGAGAGTTTTCAGCGGTCCGTCCGCGTACTCGTCACGGTGTACGGGGTTCCGTTGCGGGTCAGCGCGCCGCTCCTGACGACGGAAGAGCGCCGCTGGAGGCAAGATGCGGGAGATCGGCTGACGCAAGCCAGATCACGACTTCTCTCTGTGGAGCGTGCCGCGCAGCAGATTGCCGGGATGCCCCAAGCGCCCCCGTCCAATAACAGGAGCAATCAGGGAGTGCCGGAATTCGAACGCAACGTTGCGTTTCTCGCCCAAGTCGATACCGTGATCGAAGCGACGTTGAAACGGGTGAAAACACTCGATGCCACCCCACGCATGCAGTCATACAGTCGGTTGAAGGAGGTTGTAGGGCAATACCAGGGCATCGCCGGCGTCACGCAGTTGGATCAGGGTTTCCCCAAGAGCTCCGAGTCCTCGGTCGAAGCCCATGCGAGCCCAAGACTGGCCCGGCAGGCGGAAGGGCTCCGACTGTTGTTGGGAGCACTGAGACTTCCGGTGTCGTCCGGCCGGGATGCATTGTATCAGCAGGTGGAGCAGGTCTATGGGGTCTATGGCGTCTATGCGTTGGCCGCGCTGGAGCTGAAGCGCTTGACGACGGAGTTTGCCGATGCGAGTGTGGACAGCGAGCTGAGTCTGTTGTGGTCCGACGTCGGCGACTACGGCGCCGCCTGGCGGCTGCCGAACCGGTACTACCATGCCGCCGCCAAGCCTGTCCTGTCTCGCCGTGAGATCCCTCTCTTGATGGTCAGCCGGCTCGATGCCCCGACGGCCGGCCAAGCGTCGAAATTGGTCGATCAAGCCATGGAAGCGGAAGCACGGGGTTTGATCGGGACCATCTACCTGGATGCCCGCGGGTTACCGGCAAAGGAACCGACCGACACCTATGGCCGATATGACCAAAGCCTGCGCGACCTGAAAGACTTTCTGGATAGACAGGCTCCCTATCGCTCCGTATTGGAGAATACCGAGGCAAGGTTTCAGCGTCCGGGTGACGCTCCGGATGTGGCCCTTTACGTCGGGTGGTATCGTCTGCGGCAGTACGAGGATGCATTCGCCTTCCGGCCTGGCGCAATCGGTTACCATATGGCATCCGCTGAAGCCGTCAGCATTCACAACTCTTCGGAATCGGGATGGTGCAAGAACGCCCTGGAACGGGGTATTGCCGCCACGCTCGGCTCCGTGGGTGAGCCGTATCTCGACTCGTTCCCGGAACCTCTGGAATTCGTCTCTCTCATGATGACCGGACAGTACTCCCTGGCCGATGCGTATTACTTGACCAGCCGATGGGTCAGCTGGCGCATGGTGCTGTTCGGCGATCCGCTCTACAACCCGTGGAAGGCCAAACCCGCCGTGCCCCGTTCTGCACTTCTGAAGATATTTACGCTGGCACCCATCGCGCCATCCGATCGAAGCTTCGACGATCCGCTTGCCGCCAGGGACGAGCTCCATCGGCTGAATGAGCAAGCCAGAACCCGCCTGGACGCCATCCTCCTCGAGCAATTAGCCCGGCCCAAGCCTTCTCAGGGTTAA
- a CDS encoding CBS domain-containing protein gives MVTVGQLMKQDLVTVDTGTSVVEAAKLMKACNVGSVLVSQENRIVGIVTESDVVRKFVGVDRVAYFTPVESIMSSPVLGIEARRPITEAADLMNKHRTRHLGVTKAGAIVGVVSVRDFLQPVAVDDF, from the coding sequence ATGGTCACCGTTGGACAATTGATGAAGCAGGATCTTGTCACCGTCGACACAGGCACCTCTGTCGTCGAGGCGGCCAAGTTGATGAAGGCTTGCAACGTCGGCAGCGTGCTCGTCTCTCAAGAGAACCGCATTGTCGGTATCGTCACCGAATCGGACGTCGTCAGAAAATTCGTCGGCGTCGATCGCGTCGCGTACTTCACCCCCGTTGAGTCGATCATGAGTAGTCCCGTGTTGGGCATCGAAGCACGCAGGCCGATTACGGAGGCGGCCGACCTCATGAACAAGCACCGCACCCGCCATCTGGGCGTCACGAAGGCCGGCGCCATCGTCGGCGTCGTGTCCGTGCGAGATTTCCTCCAGCCGGTGGCCGTCGACGACTTCTAG
- a CDS encoding response regulator transcription factor has translation MTTPKDTILLITNSEQARSAFETSLKDAGYGVLMTTNEQAALEAAQHATPSLIVADRQTCSFNRLRLQANLRSVPIIAVQDVKSVNGANDTEEETYLDDLDRGADLILCGRSARELIARVRAVLRRTELGRKPATYSFAGILQMDLDRHEVTVSGRSVNLTPKEFLILRCFLESPCRVFTRQEMLNCVWGDGYALEEHALDVHIHSLRQKIEENSGVPKLIVTVRGVGYKLRSDT, from the coding sequence ATGACGACACCGAAGGATACGATTCTCCTTATTACCAATAGCGAACAGGCCCGATCGGCATTTGAAACCAGTCTCAAGGATGCCGGGTACGGGGTCTTGATGACCACCAACGAGCAGGCCGCGCTCGAGGCTGCGCAACATGCCACTCCGTCGCTGATCGTCGCGGATCGTCAGACCTGCAGCTTTAACCGGCTTCGGTTGCAGGCGAACCTGCGATCCGTTCCCATTATCGCCGTTCAGGACGTCAAGAGCGTCAACGGCGCCAACGACACTGAAGAGGAAACGTATCTTGACGATCTCGACCGCGGGGCGGATCTCATCTTGTGCGGTCGAAGCGCCCGGGAACTGATCGCGAGGGTTCGAGCGGTCCTGCGCCGCACGGAGTTGGGCAGAAAGCCCGCGACCTATAGCTTTGCCGGAATCCTGCAGATGGACCTTGATCGTCACGAAGTCACGGTCAGCGGACGAAGCGTGAACCTGACGCCCAAAGAGTTTCTCATTCTGCGATGTTTTCTCGAGTCTCCCTGCCGGGTCTTTACCAGGCAAGAAATGTTGAACTGTGTCTGGGGGGACGGCTACGCGCTGGAAGAACACGCCCTCGACGTCCATATCCATTCCCTCCGCCAGAAGATCGAAGAGAATTCCGGCGTTCCGAAGTTGATCGTCACGGTGCGGGGGGTAGGATACAAACTGCGGTCCGACACCTGA
- a CDS encoding Maf family protein — MRVVLASTSPRRRTLLSLLGLTFDVRSPVCDEQIIAGRTAPELASFFAKRKAHSIAAIDPEAVVIGSDTLIELEGAVLGKPYDLEDARRTLRALAGRRHEVHTAVTVVSLTRGFDKTKLETTQVRMRAYEADAHERYLATGDSLGKAGSYSIQGPGVELIESFDGDFTTVVGLPLRVVHGLLSQAGVPMPADIVQIYRQKPYENWARMSPD; from the coding sequence ATGCGGGTAGTCCTCGCGTCGACATCGCCCAGGCGCCGTACGCTGCTCTCCTTGCTGGGCCTGACCTTCGACGTTCGATCTCCCGTCTGCGACGAGCAAATCATCGCCGGCCGAACGGCGCCGGAACTGGCGTCCTTCTTTGCGAAACGAAAAGCGCACTCCATAGCGGCGATCGATCCGGAAGCCGTCGTCATCGGGAGTGATACGCTGATCGAGTTGGAGGGGGCGGTACTGGGCAAGCCGTATGACCTGGAAGACGCACGCAGGACATTGCGCGCGTTGGCAGGACGCCGGCATGAGGTGCACACGGCCGTGACAGTCGTGTCGCTGACGCGAGGATTCGACAAAACGAAACTGGAGACGACGCAGGTCCGCATGAGAGCGTACGAGGCCGATGCGCACGAACGATATCTGGCCACCGGAGACAGCCTGGGTAAGGCCGGATCCTATTCCATTCAGGGTCCCGGCGTGGAACTGATCGAATCGTTTGACGGCGACTTCACCACGGTGGTGGGGTTGCCGTTGCGCGTGGTCCATGGTCTACTGAGCCAAGCGGGTGTGCCGATGCCGGCGGATATCGTGCAAATATATCGGCAGAAGCCATACGAAAATTGGGCTCGGATGTCGCCGGACTAG
- a CDS encoding tRNA dihydrouridine synthase, which produces MSFWLSLPRPILGLSPMDGVTDAAFRHMVASHGKPDVLYTEFTHVHDVCRGPEFLLDSLMYGELERPIVAQLYGKDPELFYQAAHAICELGFDGLDINMGCPSRNVASSGSGAGLIKTPDLARQVMRAARRGIEDWAAGQSLESAGIKSARAEIIRRLSDRCRSASTIHRRTIPLSVKTRLGYDAVIVDRWIEHLLLERPAVISLHGRTLQQMYRGQADWHAIARAAEVVRGTDTLLFGNGDVHSLAEAACRVRETGVDGVLIGRGALGAPWLFRDKEAVRRASLVAGLDPQPAPQLWTPPFSVRFDLMLEHASWFERQWGADRFRNMRKHLGWYCKGFPGAAALRAAMFQVSSLADVKAALAAHLDRASAVRSAGVEVLTDDTEVEEAVSLASRCG; this is translated from the coding sequence ATGAGTTTTTGGCTGAGCCTGCCGCGCCCGATTCTGGGACTTTCTCCGATGGACGGCGTGACCGATGCGGCGTTTCGTCATATGGTCGCCTCTCACGGAAAACCGGACGTGCTCTATACGGAGTTTACACACGTTCACGACGTGTGTCGGGGGCCGGAGTTTCTGCTCGACTCGCTGATGTACGGCGAGCTGGAGCGGCCGATCGTGGCGCAACTCTATGGTAAAGATCCGGAATTGTTCTATCAGGCAGCCCATGCGATCTGCGAACTGGGATTCGACGGATTGGACATCAACATGGGATGCCCTTCGCGAAACGTCGCGTCGTCCGGTTCGGGCGCCGGCCTGATCAAGACTCCCGATCTCGCCCGCCAGGTGATGCGTGCGGCCCGCCGGGGCATCGAGGATTGGGCGGCCGGCCAATCGCTGGAGTCTGCGGGGATCAAGTCAGCGCGGGCCGAAATCATTCGCCGGTTGAGTGACCGGTGTCGATCCGCTTCGACAATTCACCGCCGGACTATTCCGTTGTCGGTCAAGACCAGGCTTGGCTATGACGCCGTCATCGTGGACCGCTGGATCGAGCATCTGCTGCTCGAGCGCCCCGCCGTAATCTCACTGCATGGGCGGACCTTGCAACAAATGTATCGGGGGCAGGCGGACTGGCATGCCATTGCACGGGCCGCCGAGGTGGTGCGGGGTACCGATACGCTTTTGTTTGGAAACGGCGACGTTCACAGTCTTGCGGAAGCTGCGTGCCGGGTTCGGGAGACGGGAGTGGACGGCGTGTTGATCGGCCGGGGCGCATTGGGAGCGCCCTGGCTCTTCCGCGACAAAGAGGCGGTTCGTCGTGCAAGCCTCGTCGCCGGTCTTGATCCCCAGCCGGCGCCGCAGTTATGGACTCCCCCTTTCTCGGTGCGATTCGATCTCATGCTTGAACATGCGAGCTGGTTCGAGCGGCAGTGGGGCGCTGATCGATTCCGAAACATGCGCAAACATCTCGGCTGGTATTGTAAAGGGTTTCCAGGCGCCGCCGCGCTCAGGGCGGCCATGTTTCAGGTATCTTCCCTTGCCGACGTCAAGGCCGCGCTTGCGGCCCACCTGGACCGGGCTTCCGCCGTTCGGTCCGCCGGTGTCGAAGTCCTCACCGACGATACGGAAGTCGAAGAGGCAGTTTCTCTGGCTTCCCGATGCGGGTAG
- a CDS encoding multinuclear nonheme iron-dependent oxidase: protein MILTHSPQSAFERRVDRIPSLGVGLSVDCYSPDLFALLDELEGCDLHPAYLELFQATTGMLEEVRRRLPAMPLAYHGEGLWVTQPDFPVSPYLKTRLEETVRQLNSIQSHWLNHECASKEMGGFAFGTYLPPLYTATSADVVADNIALVQRALDVHWETTPHGSPLFLLEMAPLTYFSAGDLAVPQFFRRVTDRVACGLVLDIGHLWTVYRYGSVGQHGPLDQFVERFLDEFPLERVVEIHVAGLAERDADVVSDAAAAHPAWIDAHEAEIPSVLWDLLEQTLAHPKLRHLRAVALEVDNKDVALIANEFRLADRRFHGQVASTMTRDPRRTRQDDGGSESVVRQSAVTQQERKGLEKQYVRYARTASGLLSPSGPEWQAVQEDGAGLARYTAGYLPNEILRWGGQLTDMFPDTCRLLAEAGIVLDEFVPWWFRDVRVASESYDFFLLKISRFQEFVCERAPQLSPLADREAALLRSAYADANERRSPAIETDGELTR from the coding sequence ATGATTCTTACGCATTCCCCCCAGAGCGCATTTGAACGCCGCGTCGATCGCATACCGAGCCTGGGTGTCGGTTTGTCAGTGGATTGCTACAGCCCCGATCTCTTTGCACTCCTCGACGAGCTGGAAGGTTGTGATCTCCACCCGGCCTATCTCGAATTATTTCAGGCAACGACCGGCATGCTCGAAGAGGTTCGACGCCGGTTACCAGCCATGCCGTTGGCATATCACGGTGAGGGGCTCTGGGTCACGCAGCCGGACTTTCCGGTTTCTCCGTATCTCAAGACACGACTGGAAGAGACGGTCCGGCAACTCAACAGCATTCAGAGTCACTGGTTGAACCATGAGTGTGCGTCTAAAGAGATGGGCGGGTTCGCATTCGGCACCTATCTCCCACCTTTATATACGGCAACCAGTGCGGACGTCGTCGCGGACAATATCGCCCTCGTACAGCGAGCGCTGGATGTGCATTGGGAGACGACTCCGCATGGCTCTCCGTTATTTCTGCTGGAGATGGCTCCGCTGACCTACTTTTCCGCGGGCGATCTGGCTGTGCCCCAGTTCTTTCGAAGGGTGACGGACCGTGTTGCATGCGGCCTGGTCCTGGACATCGGGCATCTCTGGACGGTGTATCGTTATGGAAGCGTCGGGCAGCATGGGCCGCTGGACCAATTCGTCGAGCGGTTTCTCGATGAATTTCCGCTCGAGCGTGTAGTGGAAATTCATGTGGCCGGGCTGGCTGAGCGCGATGCGGACGTTGTCAGCGATGCAGCCGCGGCGCATCCAGCATGGATCGACGCCCATGAGGCCGAGATTCCGTCAGTATTGTGGGACCTGCTCGAACAAACGTTGGCCCATCCCAAGCTCCGCCATCTTCGTGCCGTTGCCTTGGAAGTGGACAACAAGGACGTCGCATTGATTGCCAATGAGTTCCGCTTGGCCGACCGGCGGTTTCATGGCCAGGTCGCCAGCACAATGACGCGGGATCCACGGCGTACGAGGCAGGACGATGGGGGATCGGAATCGGTCGTCCGCCAATCGGCCGTGACGCAACAGGAGCGGAAGGGATTGGAGAAGCAATACGTCCGCTACGCGAGGACGGCATCAGGCCTGCTGAGCCCATCCGGGCCCGAATGGCAAGCCGTGCAGGAGGACGGTGCCGGCTTGGCGCGATACACCGCCGGGTATTTGCCGAACGAAATTCTTCGATGGGGCGGGCAACTGACGGATATGTTCCCGGACACGTGCCGGCTGCTTGCAGAGGCCGGCATCGTGCTCGACGAGTTCGTGCCGTGGTGGTTTCGAGACGTTCGGGTCGCATCAGAGTCGTATGATTTCTTTCTTCTGAAGATCTCGCGATTTCAGGAGTTCGTCTGTGAGCGGGCGCCGCAGTTGTCTCCGCTCGCCGATCGCGAAGCCGCGCTGCTGCGATCGGCTTACGCGGACGCGAACGAACGTCGGTCGCCGGCTATCGAGACGGACGGAGAGTTGACACGATGA
- a CDS encoding CBS domain-containing protein: protein MMTPGVVQVPGDVSVSEAALMLEREQAPCLLVKDTDDQFGVMTPHDIVKKVVAQGLEPHEIEVRTIMTRPVQFIEYDQALEEAATIMVATGASLLIVTKQNQPVGVLTAHNLMLTPPRRATQIPTVITVMGDDPSLQHAHNAVISQLSHLGSLVHSKTHIATKSRVVLAFSLPGQNTPLTIHGKVLSSGASSVPPIEPSGEGMSASEIQFIDPSDANLARLKAWALQALPASSQSE, encoded by the coding sequence ATGATGACACCAGGAGTCGTGCAGGTTCCGGGCGATGTGTCCGTCAGCGAGGCCGCGCTGATGCTGGAGCGCGAACAGGCCCCTTGTCTTCTGGTCAAGGATACGGATGACCAATTCGGCGTCATGACGCCGCACGATATCGTCAAGAAAGTCGTGGCCCAAGGACTCGAGCCGCATGAGATCGAAGTGCGGACCATCATGACCCGTCCGGTTCAATTCATCGAATACGACCAGGCGCTCGAAGAAGCCGCAACCATCATGGTGGCAACCGGAGCCTCACTGTTGATCGTCACGAAGCAGAACCAGCCGGTAGGAGTATTGACCGCTCATAACCTGATGCTCACACCTCCCCGTCGGGCCACGCAGATTCCGACGGTCATCACCGTGATGGGGGATGACCCTTCCCTGCAGCACGCGCACAATGCCGTCATTTCGCAGTTAAGCCACCTCGGTTCCTTGGTGCACTCGAAGACGCATATCGCCACGAAGAGCCGCGTCGTGCTCGCCTTTTCATTGCCGGGTCAGAATACGCCATTGACCATTCACGGAAAGGTGTTGAGCAGCGGCGCGTCCTCCGTCCCGCCGATCGAGCCTTCTGGGGAAGGGATGAGCGCATCCGAAATCCAGTTCATTGATCCCTCGGACGCCAACCTTGCCCGCCTGAAAGCGTGGGCGCTCCAGGCCTTGCCGGCCTCCTCACAATCCGAATAG
- a CDS encoding LOG family protein: MPVKATTSRSRTVLSNDEMMRQVRTILESPEDDLQAGLVKELLSGVLRLHDSHLEALDLKIVNRTIKELRHAFRVFHDYRDRRKISIFGSARTANDDPNYGLAVEFAKRIVREGFMVITGGADGIMRAAQEGAGRENSFGVNIMLPFEQGPNATIADDPKLVTFKYFFTRKLIFQKEANAIALFPGGFGTHDEGFEILTLAQTGKSDPQPIVCLQAPGCDYWDEWQGFITRQLLSRQLISPEDLCLYKIVTSAEAAVEEIKTFYRRFHSIRYVGRQLVIRMSSPLSQEQVEALHDQFGDLLSEGTFESHGHLPEELDEPELTGLPRLMFMSNRKSASRLRQLINHLNHL; this comes from the coding sequence ATGCCTGTGAAAGCCACGACCAGCCGTTCTCGCACGGTTCTCTCCAATGATGAGATGATGCGTCAGGTTCGAACGATCCTCGAAAGCCCGGAGGACGATCTTCAAGCCGGCCTCGTGAAAGAGTTGTTGAGCGGCGTCCTCCGGTTGCACGATTCCCACCTGGAAGCCCTGGACCTCAAGATCGTCAATCGCACCATCAAGGAACTGCGTCACGCATTCCGGGTGTTTCACGACTACCGCGATCGACGGAAAATCAGCATATTCGGATCGGCTCGTACCGCCAACGACGATCCCAACTACGGCCTCGCGGTTGAATTCGCCAAGCGAATCGTCCGGGAAGGATTCATGGTCATCACGGGCGGCGCGGACGGCATCATGCGTGCGGCCCAGGAGGGAGCCGGGCGAGAGAACAGTTTCGGCGTCAACATCATGCTGCCGTTCGAGCAAGGCCCGAACGCAACCATCGCCGACGATCCCAAACTGGTCACCTTCAAGTACTTCTTCACCCGGAAGCTCATCTTTCAAAAAGAGGCCAACGCGATCGCGCTCTTTCCCGGTGGATTCGGCACGCACGACGAAGGATTTGAGATCCTGACTTTGGCGCAAACCGGCAAGAGCGACCCGCAACCAATCGTTTGTCTTCAGGCCCCGGGGTGCGATTACTGGGACGAGTGGCAGGGATTCATCACCAGACAGCTGTTGTCCCGCCAGCTCATCAGCCCGGAGGACCTGTGTCTCTATAAGATCGTCACGTCGGCCGAGGCGGCAGTGGAGGAAATCAAGACGTTCTATCGGCGATTCCATTCCATCCGCTATGTCGGCCGGCAATTGGTGATCAGAATGAGCAGCCCGCTCTCACAGGAACAGGTTGAAGCCCTCCATGACCAATTCGGCGATTTGCTGTCGGAAGGCACATTCGAATCGCACGGGCACCTTCCGGAGGAGCTTGATGAACCGGAACTGACCGGCCTTCCCCGCCTGATGTTCATGTCCAACCGCAAGAGCGCCAGCAGACTGCGCCAATTGATCAACCATCTGAATCATCTATAG
- a CDS encoding DHHA1 domain-containing protein has product MLRVAMAGPGSTPRASFVPTAILYHAECADGFGAAWALWREFPSARYLPVKHGNPPPDGLSGQRVVIVDFSYSRRQLEAMAGTTESLLVLDHHVTAEKALEGLPYAYFDLTKSGAVLAWEWASSKPVPWLLEYIQDKDLWTWTLPASREINAAVASYPFDFETWNHFSRKDLEHEGRAILRYEGEIVSKLSAQAVMVAFHGETVPSVQSAVLTSQIGERLSADHPFCLIWHDRDGRRYYSMRSKEDGADVGSIAASFGGGGHTHAAGFSIPLGSDGSLPDNPALPRPLLNRRRGAP; this is encoded by the coding sequence ATGCTCCGCGTCGCTATGGCCGGACCGGGCTCGACACCTCGCGCTTCCTTCGTTCCCACCGCCATCCTGTATCATGCCGAATGCGCCGATGGGTTTGGTGCGGCGTGGGCGCTGTGGCGCGAGTTTCCGTCCGCCCGCTATCTCCCGGTCAAGCACGGCAACCCGCCCCCCGATGGCCTGAGCGGGCAGCGAGTGGTCATCGTCGATTTCAGCTACAGCCGCCGTCAGCTCGAGGCCATGGCCGGCACGACCGAATCCCTCCTCGTCCTGGATCATCACGTGACGGCGGAGAAGGCGCTGGAAGGCTTGCCGTATGCGTATTTCGACCTCACGAAGTCCGGCGCGGTGCTCGCCTGGGAATGGGCCAGTTCCAAGCCAGTTCCATGGCTCTTGGAATACATCCAGGACAAGGATCTCTGGACTTGGACCTTGCCCGCCAGCCGTGAAATCAATGCCGCGGTGGCGTCCTACCCGTTCGACTTCGAGACCTGGAATCATTTCTCCCGCAAGGACTTGGAGCATGAGGGTCGCGCCATCCTCCGGTACGAGGGCGAAATCGTCAGCAAACTCTCGGCTCAGGCCGTGATGGTCGCATTTCACGGTGAGACGGTTCCATCCGTCCAAAGTGCGGTACTGACAAGTCAAATCGGGGAGCGATTGTCCGCGGACCATCCGTTTTGCCTGATCTGGCACGATCGGGACGGCCGCCGCTATTACAGTATGCGGTCGAAAGAAGACGGGGCGGACGTCGGATCGATTGCCGCGTCGTTCGGCGGCGGAGGCCATACGCATGCCGCGGGCTTTTCCATCCCGCTCGGCTCCGACGGCTCTCTTCCCGACAACCCTGCCCTGCCTCGCCCGCTCTTGAACCGGCGGCGCGGGGCGCCATGA